The proteins below are encoded in one region of Nilaparvata lugens isolate BPH chromosome X, ASM1435652v1, whole genome shotgun sequence:
- the LOC111054227 gene encoding protein unc-93 homolog A, with protein MGSLPDLHALTRDDTGQPCCRPGSHLPRCSHLPVKRLASASPGSDREASISSVKKLIAVVRSTPSSMGPSYSRQLLCRNLAALCLGHAISTAAFSPLLALHGSSASYLLAMLFSVAALSSAASPFILRNQSVERRMIIAYFCQCLFFAAHFYPTMYLLIPAYFLMGLTLGPLSAARVSLLMTLASKLYADEDDHVAGQRVALVQRLLRSLRAAHDVGLIAGNAFASFVLYKNAGLIPKPTVPPDLSGCGSAACPDTSMPSLHEFNQLPCGIDYILIGVCLGCCVTAAVLTGVTINRIEPTVTAADKQLDAFKRLRQAFVDPRLRLAAPMSLFVGLEQGFMYSDFTESYVLCSLSMDNVGMVFFSLAILQAIAGFTLSMLLQHVKRYMVIGMGFAFHACLLMVLVIWKPAGDDPALIYVIAAAWGVCNAVWDTLSFGLMMSSYHDSWQGPVAHSYIFRYSGLALAFVFHGLLCNETKLYCLAVALVLCVAPYTWLEMKEVRHRNQR; from the exons CGACTCGCGTCGGCCTCTCCAGGCTCCGACCGTGAGGCGAGCATTTCATCAGTGAAGAAGCTGATAGCGGTGGTACGGTCAACTCCATCCAGCATGGGCCCGTCCTACTCGCGCCAGCTGCTCTGCCGCAACTTAGCCGCTCTATGCTTGGGCCACGCCATCTCTACAGCAGCATTCTCGCCGCTGCTAGCCCTGCATGGATCATCTGCGTCTTATCTGCTTGCCATGCTCTTCTCAGTGGCTGCCCTCTCTTCGGCCGCTTCTCCGTTCATCCTGCGTAACCAATCCGTCGAGCGTCGCATGATCATCGCCTACTTCTGCCAGTGTCTCTTCTTCGCGGCCCACTTCTACCCCACCATGTACCTTCTGATACCGGCTTACTTCCTGATGGGCCTCACTCTCGGCCCGCTGAGCGCCGCACGCGTCTCCCTGCTCATGACGCTCGCTTCTAAGCTCTACGCCGATGAAGATGATCACGTG GCCGGACAACGCGTGGCGCTCGTGCAGCGTCTACTGCGGAGTCTGCGAGCCGCTCATGATGTGGGCCTGATAGCGGGCAACGCGTTCGCCTCGTTTGTGCTGTATAAGAACGCCGGCTTGATCCCGAAGCCGACCGTTCCGCCAGACCTGAGTGGGTGTGGCAGCGCGGCCTGTCCTGACACCTCCATGCCGTCGCTGCACGAGTTCAACCAGCTGCCCTGCGGCATCGACTACATTCTGATTGGCGTCTGCCTTGGCTGTTGCGTGACCGCTGCCGTCCTCACCGGCGTCACAATCAACCGCATTGAGCCGACTGTCACTGCCGCCGACAAGCAACTGGACGCATTCAAACGCCTGCGCCAAGCTTTTGTCGATCCCCGTCTGCGTTTGGCCGCTCCCATGTCGCTGTTTGTTGGTCTCGAACAAGGATTCATGTATTCTGATTTCACCGAG TCTTACGTGCTATGTTCGTTGAGTATGGACAACGTGGGAATGGTATTCTTCAGCCTTGCAATTCTACAAGCGATTGCTGGGTTCACTCTCAGCATGCTTCTGCAGCATGTAAAACGGTATATGGTAATAG gaaTGGGATTTGCTTTTCACGCATGCTTGCTGATGGTTCTAGTGATATGGAAACCTGCTGGAGATGACCCAGCTCTGATCTATGTGATCGCGGCCGCTTGGGGAGTGTGCAATGCAGTCTGGGATACCTTGAGCTTCg GTCTGATGATGAGTTCCTATCATGATTCTTGGCAGGGGCCGGTGGCTCATAGTTACATCTTCCGTTACTCTGGACTTGCACTGGCATTTGTGTTTCATGGTCTTCTCTGCAATGAAACTAAGCTGTATTGTCTTGCTGTTGCTTTG gtGCTGTGCGTGGCTCCCTACACCTGGCTGGAGATGAAGGAGGTGCGCCACCGTAACCAGAGATGA